From a single Paraburkholderia sp. D15 genomic region:
- the pstB gene encoding phosphate ABC transporter ATP-binding protein PstB, giving the protein MNMAETQLNPTVRPTAPAGFDPAQSGQNQASNRPKIEINDLNFFYGKYHALKNINLAIPEGKVTAFIGPSGCGKSTLLRTLNKMYALYPEQRAEGEILMDGENLLTSKRDISLLRARIGMVFQKPTPFPMSIYDNIAFGVKMFETLPRSEMDDRVEWALTKAALWNEVKDKLGQSGYGLSGGQQQRLCIARGIAIRPEVLLLDEPCSALDPISTGRIEELIAELKSDYTVVIVTHNMQQAARCSDYTAYMYLGELIEFGDTEKIFIKPVRKETEDYITGRFG; this is encoded by the coding sequence ATGAATATGGCAGAAACTCAACTCAATCCGACCGTGCGTCCGACTGCGCCCGCCGGTTTCGATCCCGCCCAGAGCGGCCAGAATCAGGCGTCGAACCGCCCGAAGATCGAGATCAACGACCTGAACTTCTTCTACGGCAAGTATCACGCGCTGAAGAACATCAACCTGGCGATTCCCGAAGGCAAGGTGACGGCGTTCATCGGCCCGTCGGGTTGCGGCAAGTCGACCTTGTTGCGCACGCTGAACAAGATGTACGCGCTCTATCCGGAACAACGCGCCGAAGGCGAGATCCTGATGGACGGTGAAAACCTGCTGACCTCGAAGCGCGACATCTCGTTGCTGCGCGCGCGCATCGGCATGGTGTTCCAGAAGCCGACGCCGTTCCCGATGTCGATCTACGACAACATCGCGTTCGGTGTGAAGATGTTCGAAACGCTGCCGCGCTCGGAGATGGACGATCGCGTCGAATGGGCGCTGACGAAAGCGGCATTGTGGAACGAAGTGAAGGACAAGCTCGGTCAGAGCGGCTACGGTTTGTCCGGCGGTCAGCAGCAGCGTCTGTGCATCGCGCGCGGCATCGCGATCCGTCCGGAAGTGCTGTTGCTCGACGAACCGTGCTCGGCGCTCGACCCGATTTCGACCGGCCGTATCGAGGAGCTGATCGCCGAATTGAAGAGCGACTACACGGTCGTGATCGTCACGCACAACATGCAACAGGCGGCTCGCTGTTCGGACTACACTGCGTACATGTATCTCGGCGAGTTGATCGAATTCGGCGACACCGAAAAGATCTTCATCAAGCCGGTCCGCAAGGAAACCGAGGATTACATCACTGGCCGCTTCGGCTAA
- the pstA gene encoding phosphate ABC transporter permease PstA — protein sequence MSQPTLNMPGSHDAAALEAMRVRLQGRRRTKNAVALTMSLAAMAFGLLWLVWILYTTLRLGVGGLSVELFTQSTPPPNTDGGGLANAIVGSLMLVGLATFVGTPIGILAGVYLAEYGQKGWLASLTRFINDILLSAPSIVVGLFVYALVVAKMGHFSGWAGVFALALLQIPIVIRTTENMLKLVPNALREAAFALGTPKWKMVLSITLKASIAGIVTGVLLGVARIAGETAPLLFTALSNQFFSMDMGQPVANLPVTIYKFAMSPFAQWQSLAWAGVFLITLAVLGLNILARTIFSNK from the coding sequence ATGAGCCAGCCTACCTTGAATATGCCGGGTTCCCACGACGCCGCCGCGCTCGAAGCGATGCGCGTGCGTCTGCAGGGACGCCGCCGCACGAAGAATGCCGTCGCGCTGACCATGTCGCTCGCGGCGATGGCGTTCGGTCTGCTGTGGCTCGTGTGGATTCTGTACACGACGTTGCGCCTGGGCGTCGGCGGTTTGTCCGTCGAACTGTTCACGCAATCGACGCCGCCGCCGAACACCGACGGCGGTGGTCTCGCCAACGCGATCGTCGGCAGCTTGATGCTGGTTGGGCTCGCCACCTTCGTCGGCACGCCGATCGGCATTCTGGCCGGCGTCTATCTCGCCGAATACGGCCAGAAGGGTTGGCTCGCGAGCCTCACGCGCTTCATCAACGACATTCTGCTGTCGGCGCCGTCGATCGTGGTCGGTCTGTTCGTGTACGCACTGGTGGTCGCGAAGATGGGCCACTTCAGCGGCTGGGCCGGGGTATTCGCGCTCGCGCTGCTGCAGATTCCGATCGTGATCCGCACCACCGAAAACATGCTGAAGCTGGTGCCGAACGCACTGCGTGAAGCCGCCTTCGCACTCGGCACGCCGAAGTGGAAGATGGTGCTGTCGATCACGCTGAAGGCCTCGATCGCCGGGATCGTCACCGGCGTGCTGCTCGGCGTCGCGCGGATTGCCGGCGAAACCGCGCCGCTGCTGTTCACGGCGCTGTCGAATCAGTTCTTCTCGATGGACATGGGCCAGCCGGTCGCGAACTTGCCGGTCACGATCTACAAGTTTGCGATGAGTCCGTTCGCGCAGTGGCAATCGCTCGCGTGGGCCGGCGTCTTCCTGATCACGCTCGCGGTACTGGGACTGAACATCCTCGCGCGCACGATCTTCTCGAATAAGTAA
- the pstC gene encoding phosphate ABC transporter permease PstC, protein MSDIQLASGSARSTPPGSASQQKAPSRAGDVIFGGLARLAAIITLLLLGGIIVSLIVASLPSIKQFGLSFLWTADWDPPSKQFGALVPIYGTIATSIIALVIAVPVSFGIALFLTELAPAWLRRPLGIAIELLAAIPSIVYGMWGLLVFAPIFAQWFEKPLGAVLGGIPFVGALFQGAPIGIGILCAGVILAIMIIPYIASVMRDVFEVTPVLLKESAYGIGCTTWEVMWKIVLPFTKSGVIGGVMLGLGRALGETMAVTFVIGNTNLLDNVSLFSPGNSITSALANEFAEADPGLHTSALMELGLILFVITFIVLAISKIMLLRLEKGEGAR, encoded by the coding sequence ATGTCCGATATCCAATTAGCGTCCGGCTCCGCGCGCTCGACCCCGCCCGGTAGCGCTTCGCAGCAGAAAGCGCCCAGCCGCGCCGGCGACGTGATCTTCGGCGGCCTCGCGCGCCTCGCCGCCATCATCACGCTGTTGCTGCTCGGCGGCATCATCGTTTCGCTGATCGTCGCGTCCCTGCCGTCGATCAAGCAGTTCGGTCTCAGCTTCCTGTGGACCGCCGACTGGGATCCACCCAGCAAGCAATTCGGCGCACTCGTCCCGATCTACGGCACGATCGCCACATCCATCATCGCACTCGTCATCGCGGTGCCCGTCAGCTTCGGCATCGCGCTCTTTCTCACCGAACTTGCCCCGGCATGGCTGCGCCGTCCGCTCGGCATCGCGATCGAACTGCTCGCCGCGATTCCGTCGATCGTGTACGGCATGTGGGGTCTGCTGGTGTTCGCGCCGATCTTCGCGCAGTGGTTCGAAAAGCCGCTCGGCGCCGTGCTCGGCGGCATTCCGTTCGTGGGCGCGCTGTTTCAGGGCGCGCCGATCGGCATCGGCATTCTGTGCGCGGGCGTGATTCTCGCGATCATGATCATTCCGTACATCGCCTCGGTGATGCGCGACGTGTTCGAAGTCACGCCGGTGCTGCTGAAGGAATCGGCGTACGGCATCGGCTGCACGACGTGGGAAGTGATGTGGAAGATCGTGCTGCCCTTCACCAAGAGCGGCGTGATCGGCGGCGTGATGCTCGGCCTCGGCCGCGCGCTTGGCGAGACCATGGCGGTCACCTTCGTGATCGGCAACACCAATCTGCTCGATAACGTCTCGCTGTTTTCGCCGGGCAACAGCATCACGTCGGCACTCGCCAACGAATTCGCCGAAGCGGATCCGGGCCTGCATACGTCGGCGCTGATGGAACTTGGCCTGATTCTCTTCGTGATTACTTTCATCGTGCTGGCGATTTCGAAAATCATGCTGCTGCGCCTCGAAAAAGGGGAGGGCGCGCGATGA
- the pstS gene encoding phosphate ABC transporter substrate-binding protein PstS: protein MKLMQTVFAGVAGALFAIAAQAADITGAGSTFAAPIYTKWADAYQKSGGGKVNYQGIGSSGGIKQIEAKTVDFAGSDAPLKDDELAKAGLFQFPTVVGGVVPVVNVPGVKAGDLTLSGEVLGDIYLGKIKKWNDPAIAALNPKVKLPDTDVAVVRRADGSGTSFIWTNYLSKVNADWKSKVGEGATVNWPTGTGGKGNDGVAAFVQRLPGAIGYVEWAYAKQNHMTYVAMKNSTGAVVEPKTETFKAAAAGADWSKSFYQILTNEPGKDAWPIVGATFVLLHTAQEKPAQGTETLKFFDWAFKNGTQAANDLDYISLPDSVTAEIRSQWKSKVKDASGKAIAE, encoded by the coding sequence ATGAAATTGATGCAAACCGTGTTCGCTGGCGTCGCTGGCGCGCTTTTCGCGATCGCAGCGCAAGCCGCAGACATCACCGGCGCGGGCAGCACCTTCGCAGCACCGATCTACACGAAGTGGGCCGACGCGTATCAGAAGTCCGGCGGCGGCAAGGTTAACTACCAGGGCATCGGCTCGTCGGGCGGTATCAAGCAGATCGAAGCGAAGACGGTCGATTTCGCCGGCTCGGACGCGCCGCTGAAGGACGACGAACTCGCGAAGGCAGGTCTGTTCCAGTTCCCGACGGTGGTCGGCGGCGTGGTGCCGGTGGTCAACGTGCCGGGCGTGAAGGCTGGCGATCTGACGCTGTCGGGCGAAGTGCTCGGCGACATCTACCTGGGCAAGATCAAGAAGTGGAATGACCCGGCTATCGCCGCGCTGAACCCGAAGGTCAAGCTGCCGGATACCGACGTTGCCGTGGTTCGCCGCGCCGACGGTTCGGGCACCAGCTTCATCTGGACGAACTACCTGTCGAAGGTCAACGCAGACTGGAAGTCGAAGGTCGGTGAAGGCGCAACGGTCAACTGGCCGACGGGTACGGGCGGCAAGGGCAACGACGGCGTCGCCGCATTCGTGCAACGTCTGCCGGGCGCAATCGGCTACGTGGAATGGGCGTACGCGAAGCAGAACCACATGACGTACGTCGCGATGAAGAACTCGACGGGCGCCGTGGTCGAGCCGAAGACGGAAACGTTCAAGGCAGCGGCAGCGGGCGCGGACTGGTCGAAGTCGTTCTACCAGATCCTGACGAACGAGCCGGGCAAGGACGCATGGCCGATCGTCGGCGCGACCTTCGTGCTGCTGCACACGGCGCAGGAAAAGCCGGCGCAAGGCACGGAAACGCTGAAGTTCTTCGACTGGGCGTTCAAGAACGGCACGCAGGCTGCAAACGATCTGGACTACATCTCGCTGCCGGATTCGGTGACGGCTGAAATCCGCTCGCAATGGAAGTCGAAGGTGAAGGATGCTTCGGGCAAGGCCATCGCCGAGTAA
- the glmM gene encoding phosphoglucosamine mutase, translating to MARRYFGTDGIRGKVGEGPITPEFVLRLGYAAGKVLAGADRWAKTGTRPTVLIGKDTRVSGYMLEAALEAGFSAAGVDVMLAGPMPTPGIAYLTRALRLAAGVVISASHNPYYDNGIKFFSADGNKLPDEVELQIEEHLDLPLSCAASEQLGKARRLDDAAGRYIEFCKSTFPAAFDLRGLKLVIDCAHGAAYDIAPHVFHELGADVIPIGVAPNGFNINDGVGATAPDALVRAVRANHADLGIALDGDADRLQIVDAAGRLYNGDELLYVLVKDRVATDGKVEGAVGTLMTNMAVEVALQKAGVKFVRAAVGDRYVLEQLREHGWQLGAEGSGHILSLDRHSTGDGIVSALLVLAAMKRSNSTLADLLDGVTLFPQKLINVRMKPDADWKGSDAIRRAIAHAEDALEGRGRVLIRASGTEPVLRVMVEAQHADDAVRHAEAIAGAVKQATA from the coding sequence ATGGCACGTCGTTACTTTGGAACGGATGGCATTCGCGGCAAGGTCGGTGAGGGCCCGATTACGCCGGAGTTCGTGTTGCGGCTCGGTTACGCCGCCGGCAAGGTGCTCGCGGGCGCCGACCGTTGGGCCAAAACCGGCACCCGGCCGACCGTGCTGATCGGCAAGGACACGCGGGTGTCGGGTTATATGCTCGAAGCCGCGCTCGAAGCGGGCTTCTCGGCGGCGGGCGTCGATGTGATGCTGGCCGGTCCGATGCCGACGCCCGGCATCGCGTATCTCACGCGTGCGCTGCGGCTCGCGGCGGGCGTCGTGATCAGCGCCTCGCACAATCCGTATTACGACAACGGCATCAAATTCTTCTCCGCCGACGGCAACAAGCTGCCCGACGAAGTGGAGTTGCAGATCGAAGAGCATCTGGATCTGCCGTTGTCCTGCGCGGCTTCCGAGCAGCTCGGCAAGGCGCGGCGGCTCGACGATGCGGCTGGCCGCTACATCGAGTTCTGCAAGAGCACGTTCCCGGCTGCGTTCGATCTGCGCGGGCTGAAGCTGGTGATCGACTGCGCGCACGGCGCCGCGTACGACATCGCGCCGCACGTGTTCCACGAACTCGGTGCAGACGTGATTCCGATCGGCGTCGCGCCGAACGGTTTCAACATCAACGACGGCGTCGGCGCGACTGCGCCGGACGCGCTGGTGCGCGCGGTGCGCGCGAACCACGCGGACCTCGGCATCGCGCTCGACGGCGACGCCGACCGTCTGCAGATCGTCGACGCGGCGGGCCGCCTGTATAACGGCGACGAGTTGCTCTACGTGCTGGTCAAGGACCGCGTGGCAACCGACGGCAAGGTGGAAGGGGCGGTCGGCACGTTGATGACCAACATGGCGGTCGAAGTCGCGTTGCAGAAGGCGGGCGTGAAGTTCGTCCGCGCGGCGGTGGGCGACCGGTACGTGCTCGAACAACTGCGCGAACACGGCTGGCAGCTCGGCGCGGAAGGCTCGGGCCACATTCTGTCGCTGGACCGTCATTCGACCGGCGATGGCATCGTCTCCGCGCTGCTGGTGCTGGCGGCGATGAAGCGCAGCAACAGCACGCTCGCGGACTTGCTCGACGGCGTCACGCTGTTCCCGCAAAAGCTGATCAACGTGCGCATGAAGCCCGATGCGGACTGGAAGGGCAGCGACGCGATCCGTCGTGCGATCGCGCATGCCGAGGATGCACTGGAGGGCCGCGGCCGCGTGCTGATTCGCGCGTCGGGTACGGAGCCGGTGTTGCGGGTGATGGTGGAAGCACAGCATGCGGACGACGCGGTTCGCCATGCGGAGGCGATCGCCGGTGCGGTAAAGCAGGCGACGGCCTGA
- the folP gene encoding dihydropteroate synthase: MGILNVTPDSFSDGGQYAMRGDALRQAERMLLDGADIIDIGGESTRPGAPPVPLDEELERVIPLIEQLRGANVPLSIDTYKPEVMRHALSAGADLINDIWGFRMPGAIDAIRDSHCGLCVMHMLGEPQTMQVREPVYDDVVSEVREFLEERVTALTQAGVARARISVDPGFGFGKAVIEHNYALLAHLPDSAPRAERPFPILAGMSRKSMVGAVVGRPAPERVAGSLAAAVCAAERGAAIVRVHDVAQTVDALKVWAAMRDAAMSRTHR, from the coding sequence ATGGGCATCCTGAACGTCACGCCCGATTCGTTTTCCGATGGCGGTCAATACGCGATGCGCGGCGACGCGCTGCGCCAGGCCGAGCGGATGTTGCTTGACGGCGCGGACATCATCGACATCGGCGGCGAATCGACGCGGCCTGGTGCGCCGCCCGTGCCGCTCGACGAAGAACTGGAGCGTGTGATTCCGCTCATCGAGCAATTGCGCGGTGCAAATGTGCCGTTGTCGATCGATACCTACAAGCCGGAGGTGATGCGTCATGCGTTGAGCGCCGGCGCCGATCTGATCAACGACATCTGGGGCTTCCGGATGCCCGGCGCGATCGACGCGATACGCGACAGCCATTGCGGTCTATGTGTGATGCATATGCTCGGCGAACCTCAGACCATGCAGGTCCGCGAGCCTGTCTATGATGATGTAGTGAGCGAAGTCCGCGAGTTTCTCGAAGAGCGCGTGACGGCGTTGACGCAAGCGGGCGTCGCACGGGCTCGTATCAGCGTGGATCCGGGGTTCGGCTTCGGTAAGGCGGTGATCGAGCATAACTACGCGTTGCTCGCGCATCTGCCGGACAGCGCGCCGCGAGCGGAACGGCCGTTTCCGATACTCGCGGGTATGTCGCGCAAGTCGATGGTCGGCGCGGTGGTGGGGCGGCCGGCGCCGGAGCGTGTCGCGGGCAGTCTCGCGGCGGCGGTCTGCGCCGCCGAACGCGGCGCCGCGATCGTACGTGTGCATGACGTCGCGCAAACAGTGGATGCATTGAAAGTGTGGGCAGCGATGCGCGATGCGGCGATGAGCCGCACGCATCGTTGA
- the ftsH gene encoding ATP-dependent zinc metalloprotease FtsH has translation MNNNMFSKAAVWLVIALVLFTVFKQFDKPRVQEGVSYSQFMDDAKNGKVKNVIVQGRNLTVTPADGQKYQIVSPGDIWMVGDLMKYGVQVSGKADDEPNALVSALYYLGPTILIIGFWFYMMRQMQGGGKGGAFSFGKSRARLIDENNNAINFTDVAGCDEAKEEVSELVDFLRDPQKFQKLGGRIPRGVLLVGPPGTGKTLLARAIAGEAKVPFFSISGSDFVEMFVGVGAARVRDMFEQAKKHAPCIVFIDEIDAVGRHRGAGMGGGNDEREQTLNQMLVEMDGFEANSGVIVIAATNRSDVLDKALLRPGRFDRQVYVGLPDIRGREHIMKVHLRKVPISNDVDAAVIARGTPGFSGADLANLVNEAALFAARRGKRIVEMTDFEDAKDKIFMGPERKSAVIREESKRATAYHESGHAVIAKLLPKADPVHKVTIIPRGRALGVTWQLPEHDNETYSKDYLLDRLAILFGGRVAEELFLNLISTGASDDFNKATQTARAMVARFGMTDALGPMVYVDDENDATPFGRGFTRTISEATQQKVDAEIRRVLDEQYTLAKRLLDENRDKVEAMTAALMEWETIDADQINDIMAGRPPRSPKSSPPSASDASSGGSPGTEVKPGSATAPA, from the coding sequence TTGAACAACAATATGTTTTCGAAAGCAGCAGTGTGGCTGGTTATCGCACTGGTGCTGTTTACGGTGTTCAAGCAGTTCGACAAGCCCCGTGTCCAGGAAGGCGTTTCCTATTCGCAGTTCATGGACGACGCGAAGAACGGCAAAGTCAAGAACGTCATTGTCCAGGGGCGGAACCTCACGGTCACTCCAGCAGACGGCCAGAAATACCAGATCGTGTCGCCCGGCGACATCTGGATGGTCGGCGATCTGATGAAGTATGGCGTTCAGGTGAGCGGCAAGGCGGATGACGAACCCAATGCGCTGGTTTCGGCGCTGTATTACCTCGGACCGACCATCCTGATCATCGGATTCTGGTTCTACATGATGCGACAGATGCAGGGCGGCGGGAAAGGCGGGGCGTTCTCGTTCGGCAAATCCCGTGCGCGTCTGATCGACGAAAACAACAACGCTATCAATTTCACCGACGTCGCCGGCTGCGACGAAGCGAAGGAGGAAGTCTCCGAACTGGTCGACTTCCTGCGCGATCCGCAGAAATTCCAGAAGCTGGGCGGCCGTATTCCGCGCGGCGTGTTGCTGGTCGGCCCGCCGGGAACCGGTAAGACGCTGCTCGCACGTGCCATCGCCGGTGAAGCGAAGGTGCCGTTCTTCAGCATCTCGGGTTCGGACTTCGTCGAAATGTTCGTCGGTGTCGGCGCGGCTCGTGTGCGCGACATGTTCGAACAGGCCAAGAAGCATGCGCCGTGTATCGTGTTCATCGACGAAATCGACGCGGTCGGTCGTCATCGCGGCGCCGGCATGGGCGGCGGCAACGACGAGCGCGAACAGACGCTGAATCAGATGCTGGTCGAGATGGACGGTTTCGAGGCTAATTCCGGTGTGATCGTGATTGCCGCGACCAACCGTTCGGACGTGCTCGACAAGGCGCTGCTGCGTCCGGGTCGTTTCGACCGTCAGGTGTATGTGGGTCTGCCGGACATTCGCGGTCGCGAACACATCATGAAGGTGCATCTGCGCAAGGTGCCGATTTCGAACGACGTCGACGCAGCGGTCATCGCGCGCGGCACGCCGGGCTTCTCCGGCGCCGATCTCGCGAACCTCGTGAACGAGGCGGCCTTGTTCGCGGCGCGCCGCGGCAAGCGCATCGTCGAAATGACGGATTTCGAAGACGCGAAGGACAAGATCTTCATGGGTCCGGAGCGCAAGTCGGCCGTGATCCGCGAGGAATCGAAGCGCGCCACCGCTTACCACGAGTCGGGCCACGCGGTGATCGCCAAGCTGTTGCCGAAGGCCGATCCGGTGCACAAGGTTACGATCATTCCGCGCGGTCGCGCACTGGGTGTCACGTGGCAGTTGCCGGAGCATGACAACGAAACGTATTCGAAGGACTACCTGCTGGATCGTCTCGCGATCCTGTTCGGTGGCCGCGTCGCGGAAGAGCTGTTCCTGAACCTGATCAGCACCGGCGCGTCGGACGACTTCAACAAGGCCACGCAAACCGCGCGCGCCATGGTGGCTCGCTTCGGCATGACGGACGCGCTCGGACCGATGGTCTACGTCGACGACGAAAACGACGCTACGCCGTTCGGCCGCGGCTTCACGCGGACCATTTCGGAAGCGACGCAGCAGAAGGTCGATGCGGAAATCCGTCGCGTGCTGGATGAGCAGTACACGCTGGCCAAGCGCCTGCTGGATGAGAACCGCGACAAGGTCGAAGCGATGACCGCGGCGCTGATGGAGTGGGAAACGATCGACGCCGATCAGATCAACGACATCATGGCTGGCCGTCCGCCGCGCTCGCCGAAGAGCTCGCCGCCGTCGGCAAGCGACGCCTCGTCGGGTGGCAGCCCCGGCACCGAGGTGAAGCCGGGTAGCGCGACCGCGCCGGCTTGA
- a CDS encoding RlmE family RNA methyltransferase yields MAKNKFNTAWLHDHINDPYVKMAQREGYRARAAYKLKEIDEQDKLIRPGQVIVDLGSTPGSWSQYARNKLAKGARRDAEREGGIDGTIIALDVLPMEPVADVHFIQGDFREDSVLLQLEELVGERQVDLVISDMAPNLSGVALADAARIEHLCDLALEFSQNHLKPDGALLVKCFHGSGYSQIVEKFKRQFKVVAARKPKASRDKSSETFILGKHLKRPA; encoded by the coding sequence ATGGCAAAAAACAAGTTCAACACCGCGTGGCTGCACGACCACATCAACGATCCCTACGTAAAAATGGCGCAGCGGGAGGGCTATCGCGCCCGCGCCGCGTACAAGCTCAAGGAAATCGACGAGCAGGACAAGCTGATCCGGCCGGGGCAGGTGATCGTCGATCTGGGCTCCACGCCGGGTAGCTGGAGTCAGTACGCGCGCAACAAGCTCGCCAAGGGTGCACGGCGCGACGCGGAGCGCGAAGGCGGCATCGACGGCACCATCATCGCGCTGGACGTGCTGCCCATGGAGCCGGTCGCCGACGTCCACTTCATTCAGGGCGACTTTCGGGAAGACTCGGTGCTGCTGCAACTGGAAGAATTGGTCGGAGAGCGTCAGGTCGATCTTGTAATTTCGGATATGGCACCCAACCTGTCCGGAGTTGCGCTGGCTGATGCGGCGCGAATCGAGCATCTGTGCGATCTCGCGCTGGAGTTTTCGCAGAATCATCTGAAGCCAGATGGCGCCCTTTTAGTCAAATGCTTTCACGGCAGCGGTTATAGCCAGATTGTCGAAAAGTTCAAGCGCCAGTTCAAGGTGGTGGCGGCCCGCAAGCCGAAAGCGTCGCGGGACAAGTCGTCAGAAACGTTTATTTTGGGTAAGCATCTCAAGCGACCCGCATAG
- a CDS encoding YhbY family RNA-binding protein — translation MPALKVSSDQRAELRSQAHALKPVVLVGAEGLTDAVLAEIKVHLGAHQLIKIRVFGDEREDRIAIYEEICDKLNAAPIQHIGKLLVIWKPEADTKPAAAKGKRGALPSAREAAVEANPAKGRAPRVVKVVKPSEIPMRKPKAKAVLVRGNERVTQGGNIKRAKKRQTSAKRAHQSSK, via the coding sequence ATGCCCGCCCTCAAAGTCTCTTCCGACCAACGCGCCGAGTTGCGCTCCCAGGCACATGCGCTCAAACCGGTCGTGCTCGTCGGCGCCGAAGGTTTGACCGACGCCGTGCTCGCCGAAATCAAGGTTCACCTCGGCGCGCATCAACTGATCAAGATCCGCGTGTTCGGTGACGAGCGCGAAGACCGCATCGCTATCTACGAAGAAATCTGCGACAAGCTGAATGCCGCGCCGATCCAGCATATCGGCAAGCTGCTGGTGATCTGGAAACCGGAAGCGGACACGAAGCCTGCTGCGGCGAAAGGCAAGCGCGGCGCGTTGCCGAGCGCTCGCGAAGCTGCTGTCGAAGCCAATCCGGCCAAGGGCCGCGCACCGCGCGTCGTCAAGGTCGTCAAGCCCAGCGAAATCCCAATGCGCAAGCCGAAGGCCAAGGCAGTGCTCGTGCGCGGTAACGAGCGCGTGACGCAAGGCGGCAACATCAAGCGCGCGAAGAAGCGTCAAACCAGCGCGAAGCGCGCACATCAGTCGTCGAAATAA
- a CDS encoding DUF4149 domain-containing protein — protein sequence MPHRLFRLLTVVWVGSLLTIGYAVAPVLFTSLDRMTAGAVAAQLFRIEGVLGAVCGILLLGLANVLVRRGGDAYRRLRWLIVGMLVCVLVGYFALQPFMNAIRVAALQAGTDVGHSAYATRFGILHGVSSLFYLIESLLGVALVWKLPAGIGFAAAGQNVRDADGKVAG from the coding sequence ATGCCGCATCGTTTGTTCCGCCTGCTGACGGTGGTGTGGGTCGGCAGTCTGCTGACTATCGGCTACGCCGTCGCGCCGGTGTTGTTCACCTCGCTCGACCGGATGACGGCGGGTGCGGTGGCGGCGCAACTGTTCCGCATTGAAGGCGTGCTGGGTGCCGTGTGCGGTATTTTGCTGCTGGGGCTGGCGAACGTGCTGGTCCGGCGCGGCGGCGATGCGTACCGGCGCTTGCGCTGGTTGATCGTCGGCATGCTGGTGTGCGTGCTGGTCGGTTATTTCGCGCTGCAGCCTTTTATGAATGCGATACGCGTTGCGGCATTGCAAGCGGGTACGGATGTGGGGCACTCGGCGTATGCGACGCGCTTCGGCATTCTGCACGGCGTGTCGAGTCTGTTCTATCTGATCGAGAGCCTGCTGGGCGTCGCGCTGGTGTGGAAGCTGCCGGCGGGTATCGGTTTCGCCGCCGCCGGGCAAAACGTTCGCGACGCGGACGGGAAGGTTGCTGGCTGA
- the greA gene encoding transcription elongation factor GreA: MSTIPLTKRGAEMLRDELQRLKSVERPSVINSIAEARAQGDLSENAEYDAAKEKQGFIEGRIAEIESKLAGAQVIDPAAVEADGRVVFGATVELEDLDSGASVKYQIVGDDEADIDHGLISISSPIARALIGKSEGDVASVQAPGGVREYEIIAVSYV; the protein is encoded by the coding sequence ATGAGCACTATTCCATTGACGAAGCGCGGCGCGGAAATGTTGCGCGATGAATTGCAGCGCCTGAAATCGGTTGAACGTCCCTCGGTGATCAACTCGATCGCGGAAGCGCGCGCCCAGGGCGATCTATCGGAAAACGCGGAATACGACGCGGCGAAGGAAAAGCAGGGCTTTATCGAAGGCCGCATCGCCGAGATCGAATCGAAGCTGGCCGGCGCGCAGGTGATCGACCCGGCCGCGGTCGAAGCGGATGGCCGCGTGGTGTTCGGCGCGACCGTCGAACTGGAAGATCTGGATTCGGGCGCGTCGGTCAAGTATCAGATCGTCGGCGACGACGAAGCGGATATCGATCACGGCCTGATCTCGATCAGCTCGCCGATCGCGCGCGCATTGATCGGCAAGTCGGAAGGCGACGTGGCGTCTGTTCAGGCGCCCGGCGGCGTGCGCGAATATGAAATCATCGCGGTGAGCTACGTTTGA